In Sphingopyxis sp. CCNWLW2, a single window of DNA contains:
- a CDS encoding glycine--tRNA ligase subunit alpha, whose amino-acid sequence MILTLHAYWAARGCAILQPYDMRVGAGTFHPSTTLRSLGPEPWNVAYVQPSRRPTDGRYGENPNRLQHYYQYQVILKPSPADLQEQYLGSLAAIGIDPLLHDIRFVEDDWESPTLGAWGLGWEVWCDGMEVTQFTYFQQMGGFDCKPVAGELTYGLERLAMYIQNVDNVYDLRFSDAVGDVAAVSYGDVFLENEKQFSKWNFEVADTDTLFAGFKAAEAECNRAIEAGVPLAAYDQAIEASHLFNLLQARGVISVQERANYMARVRDLAKGSCKAWIDSQSERWTQKYPGWTL is encoded by the coding sequence ATGATCCTGACGCTGCACGCCTATTGGGCGGCGCGCGGTTGCGCGATTTTACAGCCCTATGACATGCGCGTCGGGGCAGGGACCTTTCACCCGTCGACGACGCTGCGCAGCCTCGGCCCCGAGCCGTGGAACGTCGCTTATGTCCAGCCGAGCCGCCGTCCGACCGACGGCCGCTATGGCGAGAACCCCAACCGGCTCCAGCATTATTACCAGTATCAGGTCATCCTGAAGCCGTCGCCCGCCGACCTGCAGGAACAATATCTGGGCTCGCTTGCCGCGATCGGCATCGACCCGCTGCTCCACGACATCCGCTTCGTCGAGGACGACTGGGAATCGCCGACGCTCGGCGCGTGGGGGCTGGGCTGGGAAGTCTGGTGCGACGGGATGGAAGTCACCCAGTTCACTTATTTCCAGCAGATGGGCGGCTTCGACTGCAAGCCTGTCGCGGGCGAGCTCACCTACGGGCTCGAACGCCTCGCCATGTATATCCAGAATGTCGACAATGTGTACGACCTGCGCTTTTCCGACGCGGTCGGCGACGTTGCCGCGGTCAGCTATGGCGATGTCTTCCTCGAGAATGAAAAGCAGTTCTCGAAATGGAATTTCGAGGTCGCCGACACCGACACCTTGTTCGCGGGCTTCAAGGCCGCCGAGGCCGAATGCAATCGCGCTATCGAAGCTGGCGTTCCGCTCGCCGCCTATGATCAGGCGATCGAGGCGAGCCACCTGTTCAACCTGCTCCAGGCGCGCGGCGTGATCAGCGTGCAGGAACGCGCCAATTATATGGCGCGCGTCCGCGACCTCGCGAAGGGCAGCTGCAAGGCGTGGATCGACAGCCAGTCTGAACGCTGGACCCAAAAATATCCGGGGTGGACGCTGTGA